A window from Candidatus Methanomethylicota archaeon encodes these proteins:
- a CDS encoding M67 family metallopeptidase: protein MPLKIRKEHLNEIIRSAKKCYPMEACGILVGKIVEGERVVCKVYHTRNVLASSYAYQIDPQEQLRVFKEAESQGLEVLGFYHSHPFLDSYWSEVDEKASKYWTGYLYLIISLKTGKINAYVKKDDGVEREYVIIL from the coding sequence ATGCCATTAAAGATAAGGAAAGAGCATCTAAATGAGATTATTAGGTCAGCCAAAAAATGTTACCCTATGGAGGCTTGCGGAATACTTGTCGGCAAAATTGTAGAGGGGGAAAGAGTTGTCTGTAAGGTTTACCATACGAGGAATGTGCTTGCTTCATCCTACGCCTACCAAATTGACCCCCAAGAACAGTTAAGGGTTTTTAAAGAAGCGGAAAGCCAAGGCTTAGAAGTGTTAGGATTTTATCACAGTCATCCCTTCTTGGATTCTTACTGGTCCGAAGTTGACGAAAAAGCCAGCAAATATTGGACTGGATACCTGTATCTTATAATCTCCCTTAAAACGGGAAAAATAAACGCTTACGTGAAGAAAGATGATGGGGTCGAAAGAGAGTATGTAATCATATTATGA